A genomic stretch from Setaria italica strain Yugu1 chromosome VII, Setaria_italica_v2.0, whole genome shotgun sequence includes:
- the LOC101756707 gene encoding uncharacterized protein LOC101756707: MAPSSPRREAPPAKSPDAPPEQKKRKTPPPHPPEAKRKPVPFQRTWPPGDEVRILEALAAHRRAHGGDLPKPAVLFAALDGHLERKGVGARKIMEKLRSFKRRYVLDAKKTAPPAGEHERRLYLLSRDVWAGDSPPKPPPVAQAKSLTPLKAQTAEDTKDSKDAIQAKSASEPAGKDLPKPRTLAEMREIYPYLVGEAMILMDPPILQELLPSIEENVARTLNKKIKKARKKLTKAINESARMKNMETPTVFLCQSTKLQLQKPTLDKTDGEDICDQGRFAQLEREVAELRQILMASQCQGKKHEYAESGVLSVIAENQISCNIKVPNGLPHRKNEVVTSKFKFEGVLPSNVPRDNMKLQGLIKPPCNAFHGRTRKIDAHSQTRRNVGGKEVVLLSVVRPHIPVGKAILENSSQSTIVGGMTLGTQWCKVFLSEVLQRDAALIHPNGEMMKLSDALKRSIAWPSSLIKDSAIKKAAPHRPSHQGH, from the exons ATGGCGCCCTCGTCGCCCCGCCGCGAGGCGCCGCCGGCCAAGAGCCCCGATGCGCCGCCCGAgcaaaagaagaggaagactccgccgccgcatccgcccGAGGCCAAGCGGAAGCCCGTGCCCTTCCAGCGCACGTGGCCCCCCGGCGACGAGGTCCGCATCCTGGAGGCCCTCGCCGCGCACCGCCGCGCCCACGGCGGCGACCTCCCAAAGCCCGCCGTGCTCTTCGCGGCGCTCGATGGGCACCTCGAAAGGAAGGGCGTTGGCGCCAGGAAGATAATGGAGAAGCTACGCAGCTTCAAGCGCCGCTACGTTCTTGACGCCAAGAAGACCGCACCGCCGGCGGGTGAGCACGAGCGCCGCCTTTACCTCCTCTCCAGGGACGTCTGGGCCGGCGACTCCCCGCCCAAACCACCACCCGTCGCTCAGGCGAAAAGCCTCACACCGCTGAAGGCACAGACCGCCGAAGATACCAAGGACAGTAAGGACGCAATCCAAGCCAAGAGCGCCAGCGAACCAGCCGGCAAGGACTTGCCCAAGCCCAGGACTTTGGCAGAGATGCGTGAGATATACCCCTACCTTGTTGGTGAGGCCATGATCCTCATGGATCCGCCGATCCTCCAGGAACTCCTCCCCAGCATTGAAGAGAACGTGGCCCGGACATTGAACAAGAAGATCAAGAAGGCGAGGAAGAAGCTCACCAAGGCCATTAATGAATCG GCAAGAATGAAAAACATGGAAACACCCACAGTTTTTCTGTGCCAATCAACTAAGCTTCAACTACAAAAGCCAACATTGGACAAAACGGATGGTGAGGATATTTGTGATCAAGGACGATTTGCACAACTGGAGCGTGAAGTAGCGGAATTGAGACAGATTCTCATGGCTTCTCAATGTCAG GGTAAAAAACATGAATACGCAGAGAGTGGTGTTCTGTCAGTCATAGCTGAAAATCAGATTTCATGCAAT ATAAAAGTGCCAAATGGCTTGCCCCATAGAAAGAATGAGGTGGTTACATCGAAGTTTAAATTCGAGGGTGTCCTTCCAAGCAATGTCCCGCGTGATAATATG AAACTGCAAGGGTTGATAAAGCCACCATGTAATGCGTTTCATGGTAGGACGAGGAAGATTGACGCACATAGTCAGACTCGACGCAATGTG GGTGGCAAAGAGGTTGTCTTGCTTTCAGTAGTAAGACCACATATTCCAGTAGGCAAAGCTATTCTTGAAAACAGTTCTCAATCTACAATAGTAGGTGGCATGACACTTGGAACCCAATGGTGTAAGGTGTTTCTAAGTGAAGTATTGCAAAGGGATGCTGCACTGATTCACCCAAATGGGGAGATGATGAAGCTGTCAGATGCACTTAAACGTTCCATTGCATGGCCAAGTTCCCTA ATCAAAGATAGTGCCATTAAAAAGGCAGCACCTCACCGACCTTCCCATCAAG GTCATTGA
- the LOC101763581 gene encoding serine/arginine repetitive matrix protein 1 isoform X3 translates to MSVAAPAAMVEGWEAMRQKKRRKRHREEVEVAVSSSESPRPPATPDSKTESPPLVTAETLTLTGVAAGKGRKRKKQEVAAASSLVEEAVQKEEKKKGKRSKHEAAAATLSPSIPAAAATFQILEVAAERAAARKEQRRGKLEQGQSGQQPSPVDVHPQGGEAVVDGGVSGSKSVRRRSSGKPRVLTDQEILRMRIASLKEQPVPQGLVPTMANANSIDQDPKYSSPFGAFFDQFCYRPERRQGRNAPSLPKTPDPPARPPPRDHLSFLSSQLTANQKAAKTTTLNTKRPPSASGSQVAVKAKEKKRPDEKMDTTKKPRKKPPLLSAAEKRSDKYRRLPLNQLVPPPRSPYNLLQERYAHDPWKVIIICMLLNLSKGDQVKKKLKGFFRRYPDAQTACTADPEKMAEYLAPLGLQRVKANRIQKLSKDYVSEEWTYITELFGVGKYAADAYAIFCAGRATEVVPEDHKLVDYWKYVCFELPTQASQNVEEAAGVTGQGNFAPAVQQIAVSC, encoded by the exons AtgtcggtggcggcgccggcggccatggtAGAGGGGTGGGAGGCGATGCggcagaagaagaggaggaagaggcacagggaggaggtggaggttgcGGTTTCTTCCTCGGAGTCTCCTCGACCTCCGGCGACTCCGGATTCGAAGACCGAGTCTCCGCCCCTAGTCACTGCCGAAACCCTAACCTTgacgggggtggcggcgggcaaggggcgcaagaggaagaagcaggag gtggcggcggcgtcttcgttggtggaggaggccgtCCAGAAGGAGGAGAAAAAGAAGGGCAAGAGAAGCAagcacgaggcggcggcggcaactctATCGCCGTCGATCCCTGCGGCGGCAGCCACCTTCCAAATCTTGGAGGTGGCCGCGGAACGGGCGGCAGCGAGGAAGGAGCAGAGACGGGGTAAGCTGGAGCAGGGGCAATCCGGCCAGCAGCCATCACCCGTTGATGTCCATCCCCAAGGAGGGGAAGCAGTAGTTGATGGTGGCGTCAGTGGTAGTAAGAGTGTCAGGAGGAGAAGCAGCGGCAAGCCTCGAGTGCTGACCGATCAGGAGATCCTCAGGATGAGAATAGCGTCGTTGAAAGAACAGCCAGTGCCCCAAGGCTTGGTCCCCACCATGGCCAATGCCAACTCCATTGATCAGGACCCCAAATATTCCTCGCCTTTTGGTGCATTCTTCGACCAGTTCTGCTACAGACCTGAACGCCGGCAAGGTCGCAATGCTCCATCACTTCCGAAAACCCCTGATCCTCCAGCCAGGCCGCCTCCTCGAGATCACCTGTCATTTCTGTCTTCTCAGCTCACTGCAAATCAAAAGGCTGCCAAGACAACGACCTTGAACACAAAGCGACCACCCTCAGCCTCAGGTTCGCAAGTAGCGGTAaaggcaaaagaaaagaaaagaccTGATGAGAAGATGGACACGACGAAGAAGCCAAGAAAGAAACCACCATTGCTTAGTGCTGCTGAGAAGCGGTCAGACAAGTACCGTCGCCTGCCGCTGAATCAGCTGGTACCCCCGCCGCGTTCCCCTTATAATCTCCTGCAGGAGAGGTACGCACATGACCCCTGGAAGGTCATTATAATATGCATGCTCCTCAACTTATCAAAAGGAGATCAG GTCAAGAAGAAATTGAAGGGCTTCTTCAGACGCTATCCTGATGCACAGACTGCATGTACAGCTGATCCTGAAAAGATGGCAGAGTATCTAGCACCTCTGGGGTTGCAGCGTGTGAAAGCAAACAGAATCCAGAAATTGTCTAAGGATTATGTTTCAGAGGAATGGACCTACATTACGGAGCTTTTTGGCGTTGGCAA GTATGCCGCTGATGCTTACGCAATCTTTTGTGCTGGAAGAGCAACAGAGGTGGTTCCAGAAGATCACAAGTTAGTTGATTACTGGAAGTATGTCTGCTTTGAGTTACCAACTCAG GCATCACAGAATGTGGAGGAGGCTGCAGGAGTGACTGGGCAGGGAAACTTTGCTCCTGCGGTTCAGCAAATTGCTGTGAGCTGTTGA
- the LOC101763581 gene encoding serine/arginine repetitive matrix protein 1 isoform X1, which translates to MSVAAPAAMVEGWEAMRQKKRRKRHREEVEVAVSSSESPRPPATPDSKTESPPLVTAETLTLTGVAAGKGRKRKKQEVAAASSLVEEAVRKEEKRKGKRSRHEAAAAATPSPSIPAAAAATAQILEVAAASSLVEEAVQKEEKKKGKRSKHEAAAATLSPSIPAAAATFQILEVAAERAAARKEQRRGKLEQGQSGQQPSPVDVHPQGGEAVVDGGVSGSKSVRRRSSGKPRVLTDQEILRMRIASLKEQPVPQGLVPTMANANSIDQDPKYSSPFGAFFDQFCYRPERRQGRNAPSLPKTPDPPARPPPRDHLSFLSSQLTANQKAAKTTTLNTKRPPSASGSQVAVKAKEKKRPDEKMDTTKKPRKKPPLLSAAEKRSDKYRRLPLNQLVPPPRSPYNLLQERYAHDPWKVIIICMLLNLSKGDQVKKKLKGFFRRYPDAQTACTADPEKMAEYLAPLGLQRVKANRIQKLSKDYVSEEWTYITELFGVGKYAADAYAIFCAGRATEVVPEDHKLVDYWKYVCFELPTQASQNVEEAAGVTGQGNFAPAVQQIAVSC; encoded by the exons AtgtcggtggcggcgccggcggccatggtAGAGGGGTGGGAGGCGATGCggcagaagaagaggaggaagaggcacagggaggaggtggaggttgcGGTTTCTTCCTCGGAGTCTCCTCGACCTCCGGCGACTCCGGATTCGAAGACCGAGTCTCCGCCCCTAGTCACTGCCGAAACCCTAACCTTgacgggggtggcggcgggcaaggggcgcaagaggaagaagcaggaggtggcggcggcgtcttcgttggtggaggaggccgtCCGGAAGGAGGAGAAAAGGAAGGGCAAGAGAAGCAGacacgaggcggcggcggcggcaactccATCGCCGTCAatccctgcggcggcggcggccaccgcccaaatcttggaggtggcggcggcgtcttcgttggtggaggaggccgtCCAGAAGGAGGAGAAAAAGAAGGGCAAGAGAAGCAagcacgaggcggcggcggcaactctATCGCCGTCGATCCCTGCGGCGGCAGCCACCTTCCAAATCTTGGAGGTGGCCGCGGAACGGGCGGCAGCGAGGAAGGAGCAGAGACGGGGTAAGCTGGAGCAGGGGCAATCCGGCCAGCAGCCATCACCCGTTGATGTCCATCCCCAAGGAGGGGAAGCAGTAGTTGATGGTGGCGTCAGTGGTAGTAAGAGTGTCAGGAGGAGAAGCAGCGGCAAGCCTCGAGTGCTGACCGATCAGGAGATCCTCAGGATGAGAATAGCGTCGTTGAAAGAACAGCCAGTGCCCCAAGGCTTGGTCCCCACCATGGCCAATGCCAACTCCATTGATCAGGACCCCAAATATTCCTCGCCTTTTGGTGCATTCTTCGACCAGTTCTGCTACAGACCTGAACGCCGGCAAGGTCGCAATGCTCCATCACTTCCGAAAACCCCTGATCCTCCAGCCAGGCCGCCTCCTCGAGATCACCTGTCATTTCTGTCTTCTCAGCTCACTGCAAATCAAAAGGCTGCCAAGACAACGACCTTGAACACAAAGCGACCACCCTCAGCCTCAGGTTCGCAAGTAGCGGTAaaggcaaaagaaaagaaaagaccTGATGAGAAGATGGACACGACGAAGAAGCCAAGAAAGAAACCACCATTGCTTAGTGCTGCTGAGAAGCGGTCAGACAAGTACCGTCGCCTGCCGCTGAATCAGCTGGTACCCCCGCCGCGTTCCCCTTATAATCTCCTGCAGGAGAGGTACGCACATGACCCCTGGAAGGTCATTATAATATGCATGCTCCTCAACTTATCAAAAGGAGATCAG GTCAAGAAGAAATTGAAGGGCTTCTTCAGACGCTATCCTGATGCACAGACTGCATGTACAGCTGATCCTGAAAAGATGGCAGAGTATCTAGCACCTCTGGGGTTGCAGCGTGTGAAAGCAAACAGAATCCAGAAATTGTCTAAGGATTATGTTTCAGAGGAATGGACCTACATTACGGAGCTTTTTGGCGTTGGCAA GTATGCCGCTGATGCTTACGCAATCTTTTGTGCTGGAAGAGCAACAGAGGTGGTTCCAGAAGATCACAAGTTAGTTGATTACTGGAAGTATGTCTGCTTTGAGTTACCAACTCAG GCATCACAGAATGTGGAGGAGGCTGCAGGAGTGACTGGGCAGGGAAACTTTGCTCCTGCGGTTCAGCAAATTGCTGTGAGCTGTTGA
- the LOC101763581 gene encoding serine/arginine repetitive matrix protein 1 isoform X2 has translation MSVAAPAAMVEGWEAMRQKKRRKRHREEVEVAVSSSESPRPPATPDSKTESPPLVTAETLTLTGVAAGKGRKRKKQEVAAASSLVEEAVRKEEKRKGKRSRHEAAAAATPSPSIPAAAAATAQILEVAAASSLVEEAVQKEEKKKGKRSKHEAAAATLSPSIPAAAATFQILEVAAERAAARKEQRRGKLEQGQSGQQPSPVDVHPQGGEAVVDGGVSGSKSVRRRSSGKPRVLTDQEILRMRIASLKEQPVPQGLVPTMANANSIDQDPKYSSPFGAFFDQFCYRPERRQGRNAPSLPKTPDPPARPPPRDHLSFLSSQLTANQKAAKTTTLNTKRPPSASGSQVAVKAKEKKRPDEKMDTTKKPRKKPPLLSAAEKRSDKYRRLPLNQLVPPPRSPYNLLQERYAHDPWKVIIICMLLNLSKGDQVKKKLKGFFRRYPDAQTACTADPEKMAEYLAPLGLQRVKANRIQKLSKDYVSEEWTYITELFGVGKYAADAYAIFCAGRATEVVPEDHKLVDYWKYVCFELPTQRTWLCFKKRR, from the exons AtgtcggtggcggcgccggcggccatggtAGAGGGGTGGGAGGCGATGCggcagaagaagaggaggaagaggcacagggaggaggtggaggttgcGGTTTCTTCCTCGGAGTCTCCTCGACCTCCGGCGACTCCGGATTCGAAGACCGAGTCTCCGCCCCTAGTCACTGCCGAAACCCTAACCTTgacgggggtggcggcgggcaaggggcgcaagaggaagaagcaggaggtggcggcggcgtcttcgttggtggaggaggccgtCCGGAAGGAGGAGAAAAGGAAGGGCAAGAGAAGCAGacacgaggcggcggcggcggcaactccATCGCCGTCAatccctgcggcggcggcggccaccgcccaaatcttggaggtggcggcggcgtcttcgttggtggaggaggccgtCCAGAAGGAGGAGAAAAAGAAGGGCAAGAGAAGCAagcacgaggcggcggcggcaactctATCGCCGTCGATCCCTGCGGCGGCAGCCACCTTCCAAATCTTGGAGGTGGCCGCGGAACGGGCGGCAGCGAGGAAGGAGCAGAGACGGGGTAAGCTGGAGCAGGGGCAATCCGGCCAGCAGCCATCACCCGTTGATGTCCATCCCCAAGGAGGGGAAGCAGTAGTTGATGGTGGCGTCAGTGGTAGTAAGAGTGTCAGGAGGAGAAGCAGCGGCAAGCCTCGAGTGCTGACCGATCAGGAGATCCTCAGGATGAGAATAGCGTCGTTGAAAGAACAGCCAGTGCCCCAAGGCTTGGTCCCCACCATGGCCAATGCCAACTCCATTGATCAGGACCCCAAATATTCCTCGCCTTTTGGTGCATTCTTCGACCAGTTCTGCTACAGACCTGAACGCCGGCAAGGTCGCAATGCTCCATCACTTCCGAAAACCCCTGATCCTCCAGCCAGGCCGCCTCCTCGAGATCACCTGTCATTTCTGTCTTCTCAGCTCACTGCAAATCAAAAGGCTGCCAAGACAACGACCTTGAACACAAAGCGACCACCCTCAGCCTCAGGTTCGCAAGTAGCGGTAaaggcaaaagaaaagaaaagaccTGATGAGAAGATGGACACGACGAAGAAGCCAAGAAAGAAACCACCATTGCTTAGTGCTGCTGAGAAGCGGTCAGACAAGTACCGTCGCCTGCCGCTGAATCAGCTGGTACCCCCGCCGCGTTCCCCTTATAATCTCCTGCAGGAGAGGTACGCACATGACCCCTGGAAGGTCATTATAATATGCATGCTCCTCAACTTATCAAAAGGAGATCAG GTCAAGAAGAAATTGAAGGGCTTCTTCAGACGCTATCCTGATGCACAGACTGCATGTACAGCTGATCCTGAAAAGATGGCAGAGTATCTAGCACCTCTGGGGTTGCAGCGTGTGAAAGCAAACAGAATCCAGAAATTGTCTAAGGATTATGTTTCAGAGGAATGGACCTACATTACGGAGCTTTTTGGCGTTGGCAA GTATGCCGCTGATGCTTACGCAATCTTTTGTGCTGGAAGAGCAACAGAGGTGGTTCCAGAAGATCACAAGTTAGTTGATTACTGGAAGTATGTCTGCTTTGAGTTACCAACTCAG AGAACCTGGctttgtttcaaaaaaagaagataG